From one Lycium ferocissimum isolate CSIRO_LF1 chromosome 5, AGI_CSIRO_Lferr_CH_V1, whole genome shotgun sequence genomic stretch:
- the LOC132057589 gene encoding uncharacterized protein LOC132057589, giving the protein MDIIISRLPLKLAVQCKVLSKSFNDKLCEPSVSQSFASRWFQDQSISKLVIYSSPSPPSHSRYKISNVFRKVSSNNPSHPRGEISTTSRLKVSLLASCKGLLLLEFHQFKTFCIFNPITGVHQLIPYPEPRIYFSTRCGGAGLAVDHPTSNRYKLVIVELLNNYKGYKFRVFSSEEGGVVWHEFQLRMEFCSSLDGQQPIYVHDCLHWLTSNGDILAFDTKSSTGEATIIKHPDVYKLFKDPMYGVLSLTYDAMLGLARGLLTIVCAFEKFIVVFGYDYVSRNWTVSYTIFSSALKYLGGPGLPICFGWGKLLFLGRHRYLYEIDSEMKTYKKVGEVWGTDSAIFFPFEPTLAPVPKTVLPPYTVHSKHFPFITATLGELRCLIANRPLIERVTETPVKRCRYIN; this is encoded by the coding sequence ATGGATATCATCATCTCCCGCTTGCCATTGAAGCTTGCAGTTCAATGTAAAGTTCTAAGCAAGAGTTTTAATGATAAACTTTGTGAACCAAGCGTTTCTCAAAGTTTTGCTTCACGATGGTTTCAAGATCAAAGTATTTCTAAACTAGTCATCTACTCATCACCATCACCACCTTCACATTCACGGTACAAAATATCAAACGTTTTCCGTAAAGTCTCGTCCAACAACCCTAGCCACCCACGAGGCGAAATATCAACGACTTCGCGCCTTAAAGTTTCACTTTTGGCCTCTTGCAAGGGTCTCCTCCTCCTTGAATTTCACCAGTTTAAGACCTTCTGTATTTTCAATCCTATAACGGGAGTGCACCAATTGATACCTTACCCTGAGCCTAGAATTTATTTTTCTACTAGGTGTGGTGGCGCAGGATTAGCTGTTGATCATCCAACTTCAAATCGATATAAATTGGTAATCGTTGAGCTGTTGAATAATTATAAAGGTTATAAATTTCGCGTATTTTCATCAGAAGAAGGTGGAGTAGTGTGGCATGAATTCCAATTGAGAATGGAGTTTTGTAGTTCCTTAGACGGTCAACAACCTATTTACGTGCACGATTGCTTGCATTGGCTCACAAGTAACGGTGATATTCTTGCTTTTGATACAAAGAGTAGTACTGGAGAGGCTACAATTATTAAGCACCCCGATGTCTATAAGCTTTTCAAGGATCCGATGTACGGCGTACTTTCTCTTACCTACGATGCAATGCTGGGGTTGGCGCGAGGTTTACTTACCATCGTTTGTGCCTTCGAAAAATTCATAGTCGTTTTTGGTTATGACTATGTAAGCCGTAATTGGACAGTTTCATACACTATTTTCAGCTCGGCTCTGAAATACCTTGGTGGTCCTGGTCTACCAATATGTTTTGGCTGGGGAAAGTTGCTTTTTCTAGGAAGACACAGATATCTGTATGAGATTGATTCGGAGATGAAGACTTATAAAAAAGTAGGTGAAGTTTGGGGTACTGATAGTGCTATCTTCTTCCCCTTCGAACCAACATTAGCCCCTGTCCCTAAGACAGTGCTGCCCCCTTACACTGTCCACTCTAAACATTTCCCATTCATTACTGCAACATTAGGTGAGCTCAGATGTCTTATTGCTAATAGACCTCTAATTGAGCGTGTCACAGAAACCCCCGTAAAAAGATGTCGTTACATAAACTGA
- the LOC132058239 gene encoding type IV inositol polyphosphate 5-phosphatase 9-like, whose product MWLTLAANKILEDRLNDEDHSIADSETTSAEIQNFTLFVSSWNVGGITPPANLNMEDLLDTRNNLADIYVLGFQEIVPLNAGNIIVQESTSISMQWNSLIRASLNMTDAINQKAEVGENQKVYPLKTEGSTTSNSPQFECIISKQMVGIFITIWARTNLLPYISHTSVSSVGCGIFGRLGNKGSVSVRFCLHETSFCFVCSHLASGGNEGDNRERNSNVSQILSRTLFSADPFYCLPTKILQHDRVIWLGDLNYRIDLPEHTTRSLVNDQQWSTLLQNDQLKAELREGCTFEGWNEEEIEFAPTYKYNQDSDDYYGCNNQKGKKGKTRVPAWCDRIIWFGKGLNQRQYSRGECKLSDHRPVQAIFTAEVKLQYQSTENFVKMF is encoded by the exons ATGTGGCTTACTTTAGCAGCTAACAAGATCCTAGAAGACAGACTGAACGATGAAGATCACTCAATAGCTGATTCTGAAACTACCTCAGctgaaattcaaaatttcac ATTATTTGTTAGCTCATGGAATGTTGGAGGCATCACACCACCTGCCAATTTAAACATGGAGGACTTGCTTGACACTCGAAACAATTTGGCTGACATTTATGTTCTGGG GTTTCAAGAAATTGTACCTCTGAATGCCGGAAACATCATAGTGCAAGAGAGTACAAGCATATCCATGCAATGGAATTCTCTTATTAGAGCATCTCTCAACATGACTGATGCTATCAATCAAAAGGCTGAGGTTGGAGAAAATCAAAAGGTTTACCCACTAAAGACAGAGGGTTCAACAACTAGTAATTCACCACAGTTTGAATGCATAATTAGCAAGCAAATGGTTGGAATTTTTATTACCATATGGGCAAGGACTAATCTGCTTCCCTATATCAGCCATACAAGTGTCTCCTCTGTAGGCTGTGGTATCTTCGGCCGCCTTGGCAACAag GGTTCAGTTTCGGTTAGATTTTGCTTGCATGAGACAAGCTTCTGCTTTGTGTGTAGTCATTTGGCTTCTGGTGGAAATGAAGGAGACAACAGAGAGCGAAATTCAAATGTCTCCCAAATACTATCACGCACGCTATTTTCCGCTGATCCTTTTTACTGTTTGCCGACAAAGATTTTACAACATGA CAGGGTAATTTGGCTTGGCGACTTGAATTACAGGATTGACTTACCAGAACACACAACTAGATCTTTGGTCAATGACCAGCAATGGAGCACGTTATTACAAAACGATCAG TTGAAGGCAGAGCTAAGAGAAGGCTGTACCTTTGAGGGATGGAATGAGGAAGAAATCGAGTTTGCACCGACATATAAATATAACCAAGATTCTGATGATTATTATGGCTGCAATAATCAGAAAGGGAAAAAGGGAAAGACCCGAGTTCCTGCTTG GTGTGATAGGATTATATGGTTCGGGAAGGGACTGAATCAAAGGCAGTATAGTCGAGGTGAGTGTAAACTGTCGGATCACAGACCAGTACAAGCAATTTTCACAGCAGAGGTCAAGCTTCAATATCAATCGACTGAAAATTTTGTCAAAATGTTTTGA